A single region of the Pseudorhodoplanes sp. genome encodes:
- a CDS encoding DUF599 domain-containing protein — protein sequence MTLFFVLDLTALAVFVGAWIVYAIMLEWTPHGRNGLNARMDTYRDAWMFRMLEREMRMLDGQIMASLQNGTAFFASTSLLAIGGALTLLRSPDELLTVVASLPLGMPTSRILWEIKTIGLVVIFIYAFFKFAWCYRLYNYVAIMIGAMPPFNDKDSAEAKAHATRTGKLCESAGRHFNRGQRAFFFALGYLGWFVSAWLFMATTAAVVLVMWQRQFTSDARTAMSAG from the coding sequence ATGACGCTCTTTTTCGTGCTGGACCTGACCGCCCTCGCCGTCTTCGTCGGTGCCTGGATCGTCTACGCCATCATGCTGGAATGGACGCCGCATGGGCGCAACGGCCTCAATGCCCGGATGGACACCTATCGCGACGCATGGATGTTCCGCATGCTCGAGCGCGAGATGCGCATGCTGGACGGACAAATCATGGCCTCCCTGCAGAACGGGACCGCGTTCTTCGCCTCGACATCGCTGCTGGCGATTGGCGGCGCGCTGACGCTATTACGCTCGCCGGACGAATTGCTGACGGTCGTCGCGTCGCTTCCGCTCGGCATGCCAACCTCGCGCATCCTCTGGGAGATCAAAACCATCGGGCTGGTTGTGATCTTCATCTATGCCTTTTTCAAATTTGCCTGGTGTTATCGCCTGTACAATTACGTGGCGATCATGATCGGGGCAATGCCGCCTTTCAACGACAAGGACTCGGCGGAAGCGAAGGCGCACGCCACGCGCACCGGAAAATTATGCGAATCCGCCGGCCGCCATTTCAACCGCGGACAGCGCGCATTTTTCTTCGCGCTGGGTTATCTCGGCTGGTTTGTGAGTGCGTGGTTGTTTATGGCCACGACCGCCGCGGTGGTGCTGGTGATGTGGCAGCGGCAATTCACGTCTGATGCTCGCACAGCCATGTCCGCTGGCTGA
- a CDS encoding rhodanese-like domain-containing protein — protein MTQTITTSVRDLVEQAERVIETLTVDEALPLHGAEDVVLVDIRDIRELQRDGKVPGAFHCPRGMLEFWIDPESPYHKSVFAQDKRFVFFCAGGLRSALAAESAQRMGLKPVAHIRGGFGAWKKAGGPVEEPERKPGRS, from the coding sequence ATGACACAGACCATCACCACCAGCGTCCGCGATTTGGTTGAACAGGCCGAACGGGTCATCGAGACATTGACGGTCGACGAGGCCCTGCCTTTGCATGGCGCCGAGGATGTGGTGCTCGTCGATATCCGCGACATCCGCGAATTGCAGCGCGACGGCAAGGTGCCGGGCGCATTTCACTGCCCGCGCGGCATGCTCGAATTCTGGATCGATCCCGAAAGTCCGTATCACAAGAGTGTCTTCGCCCAGGACAAGCGCTTTGTCTTCTTTTGCGCCGGGGGATTGCGTTCGGCGCTGGCCGCCGAGAGCGCGCAGCGCATGGGACTGAAGCCCGTGGCTCACATCAGAGGCGGCTTTGGTGCGTGGAAAAAGGCCGGCGGTCCCGTCGAGGAGCCGGAGCGCAAGCCCGGCAGATCCTGA
- a CDS encoding DUF1236 domain-containing protein yields MMKKTFLMSASAIALIAGGTFALAQGMGREAPSPAPGAQQSAPAEKMAPGSGGAQREQRAPNASTTGQGSPQRMDQDSPKGQSGTRDQQRMRSGDPKSEPKAGSKSNDKATQGAKDQGSKDQSTTGQGAAATGANLTAEQRTKISTSIKKVNVRPVTNVNFNVSVGTVVPRTVELHPLPASIIEIYPAWRGYRFVLVEDEIIIIEPSTYKIVAVIDA; encoded by the coding sequence ATGATGAAGAAGACATTTCTGATGTCCGCTTCCGCGATCGCGCTGATCGCCGGTGGAACATTTGCACTGGCCCAAGGCATGGGGCGCGAAGCGCCTTCGCCTGCACCGGGCGCGCAGCAATCCGCGCCGGCGGAAAAGATGGCACCGGGGTCAGGCGGTGCGCAGAGGGAGCAGCGAGCGCCTAACGCCAGCACGACCGGCCAAGGCTCCCCGCAGCGCATGGATCAGGACAGCCCGAAGGGTCAATCCGGGACGCGCGATCAGCAGCGGATGAGATCCGGGGATCCGAAGTCCGAGCCGAAAGCCGGCAGCAAGTCGAACGACAAGGCGACGCAAGGCGCCAAGGATCAGGGTTCGAAGGATCAAAGCACCACGGGCCAAGGCGCGGCTGCGACCGGCGCCAATCTGACCGCCGAGCAGCGGACAAAGATCAGCACGTCGATTAAGAAGGTCAACGTGAGGCCCGTAACCAATGTGAACTTCAATGTGTCGGTCGGGACAGTGGTGCCGCGCACGGTCGAACTGCATCCCCTGCCGGCGTCAATCATTGAAATCTATCCGGCCTGGCGCGGATACCGGTTCGTGCTGGTGGAGGACGAAATCATCATCATCGAACCGAGCACCTACAAGATCGTGGCGGTAATCGACGCCTAG
- a CDS encoding carboxyl transferase domain-containing protein produces the protein MARIDTTIDRDARDFRSNAGAWKQLAEELKSCRAAAALGGNEKARERHVARGKLLPRERVMRLIDPGSPFLELSPLAAFGLYEDAIHGAGVITGIGRVEGRECMIVANDSTIKGGTYYPMTVKKHVRAQEIARENRLPCIYLVDSGGANLPHQTDVFPDRDHFGRIFYNQANLSAAGIAQIAVVMGSCTAGGAYVPAMSDESIIVRNQGTIFLGGPPLVKAATGEVVSAEDLGGGDLHARKSGVADHLANDDMHALALARRIVGKLNTKKPNDVTIIPAREPLHDATELEGLVPVDLKKQYDVREIIARLVDGSEFDEFKKLYGTTIVTGFAHLYGMPVGIIGNNGILYSESALKAAHFVELCCQRKIPLLFLQNIVGFMVGRDYEAGGIARDGAKMVTAVATARVPRITLIVGGSYGAGNYGMCGRAYAPRFLFTWPNARISVMGGEQAASVLATVKRDNIEASGGTWSEVEEEEFKAPIRDQYEREGNPYYATARLWDDGIILPSETRRVLGLAFSATLNAPIEETRFGVFRM, from the coding sequence GTGGCTCGTATTGACACCACAATCGACAGGGATGCCCGCGATTTCCGCAGCAATGCAGGAGCGTGGAAACAGCTTGCCGAGGAACTGAAAAGCTGCCGCGCCGCCGCCGCCCTCGGTGGCAACGAGAAGGCGCGGGAACGGCATGTGGCACGCGGCAAGCTGTTGCCACGCGAGCGGGTGATGCGGCTGATCGATCCCGGCTCGCCGTTTCTGGAATTGTCGCCGCTCGCCGCATTCGGGCTCTATGAAGATGCCATCCACGGCGCCGGTGTGATCACCGGCATCGGCCGTGTCGAGGGCCGCGAATGCATGATCGTGGCCAACGACTCCACGATCAAGGGCGGCACCTATTACCCGATGACGGTGAAGAAGCATGTACGCGCGCAGGAGATCGCGCGCGAGAACCGCCTGCCATGCATCTATCTCGTCGATTCCGGCGGCGCCAATCTCCCGCATCAGACCGATGTGTTCCCTGACCGCGATCATTTCGGGCGCATCTTCTACAATCAGGCCAATCTGTCGGCGGCCGGCATCGCGCAAATTGCCGTCGTCATGGGCTCCTGCACCGCCGGCGGCGCCTATGTTCCGGCGATGTCGGACGAAAGCATCATCGTCAGGAACCAGGGCACGATCTTTCTCGGCGGCCCGCCTTTGGTGAAGGCGGCGACCGGGGAGGTGGTGTCGGCGGAGGATCTCGGCGGTGGCGACCTGCACGCGCGCAAGTCCGGCGTTGCCGATCATCTGGCGAATGACGACATGCACGCGCTGGCGCTGGCGCGCCGCATCGTCGGCAAACTGAATACGAAAAAGCCGAACGATGTCACGATTATTCCTGCACGCGAGCCGCTGCATGACGCGACGGAGCTGGAAGGCCTCGTTCCGGTCGACCTGAAGAAACAATACGACGTCCGCGAAATCATCGCGCGGCTGGTCGATGGCTCGGAATTCGACGAGTTCAAGAAGCTCTATGGCACAACCATCGTCACCGGCTTCGCGCATCTCTACGGCATGCCGGTCGGCATCATCGGCAATAACGGCATTCTTTATTCGGAGAGCGCGCTCAAGGCCGCGCATTTCGTCGAATTGTGCTGTCAGCGGAAAATTCCGTTGCTGTTCCTGCAGAACATCGTCGGCTTCATGGTCGGCCGCGACTACGAGGCCGGCGGCATCGCCAGGGATGGCGCCAAGATGGTGACGGCGGTCGCCACCGCCCGCGTGCCGAGAATCACTTTGATCGTCGGCGGCTCCTATGGTGCCGGCAATTACGGCATGTGTGGCCGTGCCTACGCGCCGCGCTTTCTGTTCACCTGGCCAAATGCGCGCATCTCGGTGATGGGCGGAGAACAGGCGGCCTCGGTGCTGGCGACCGTCAAGCGCGACAATATCGAGGCATCCGGAGGCACCTGGTCGGAGGTGGAAGAGGAGGAATTCAAGGCGCCGATCCGCGACCAGTACGAGCGCGAGGGCAATCCTTATTATGCCACCGCGCGGCTCTGGGACGACGGGATCATTCTGCCGAGCGAAACAAGGCGCGTCTTGGGGCTGGCGTTTTCCGCGACGCTGAATGCGCCGATCGAGGAAACGCGATTTGGTGTATTTAGGATGTGA
- a CDS encoding VUT family protein, producing the protein MTRKLEWRRWIEGLIFLVLFCLTVPAANWMILNVGTVCRPDAPCLIPVAPGLLAPSGVLMIGASFVLRDLLQRRLGIAASIAAILAGAALSGLFAPAALIAASATAFLMSELADLVVYTPLARRRLVFAVIASSIVGLVVDSIVFLWLAFGSLEFLAGQVVGKSWMVLLSIPLIALLRRRDERIGLMPA; encoded by the coding sequence GTGACGAGAAAGCTGGAATGGCGCCGCTGGATCGAAGGGCTGATTTTCCTGGTCCTCTTCTGTCTCACCGTGCCGGCGGCGAACTGGATGATCCTGAATGTCGGCACGGTCTGCAGGCCGGACGCGCCATGCCTCATTCCGGTCGCCCCCGGATTGCTCGCGCCGTCCGGCGTGCTGATGATCGGCGCTTCCTTTGTGCTGCGGGACCTGCTGCAGCGGCGCCTGGGCATTGCCGCATCCATCGCCGCGATCCTCGCCGGCGCGGCCTTGTCCGGGTTGTTCGCGCCGGCCGCCTTGATCGCCGCATCGGCGACCGCCTTCCTGATGTCCGAGCTTGCGGATCTTGTCGTCTACACGCCGCTGGCGCGCCGCCGCCTGGTTTTTGCGGTCATCGCCTCCAGCATCGTCGGGCTTGTCGTCGACTCCATCGTCTTTCTCTGGCTTGCTTTCGGCTCGCTGGAATTCCTTGCCGGTCAGGTCGTCGGCAAATCCTGGATGGTGTTGCTGTCAATTCCGCTGATCGCGCTGCTGCGCAGGCGTGACGAGCGGATCGGCCTGATGCCGGCTTGA
- a CDS encoding VTT domain-containing protein encodes MAQATLRPNRNVWRAVRASRAAVLIDGAAFFRAVRESMMRARRSITIVGWDIDSRTRLVGEDGCADDGLPETLAEFLSELVTRRQDLTVHLLLWDFSVLYALEREIFPALALNWNTPDQVRFCLDNCAPFGCSQHQKIVVVDDAVAFSGGLDLTIRRWDTPAHDVIHPNRIDPAGEAYRPFHDVQAVVAGEAAQALAELARHRWHQADGARLPRVDATWDCWPSSVRPDFTDIDIGIARTRPGCDGEAAVREVETLFHDCIAAAERELYIENQFLTSEDIARHIAQRMKERPSLETVIVAPDTPESWIEARTMRNGRIRFRNILQDAGVAHRVRLVAPEVCKDDESVPVMVHSKVMTVDQRLLRIGSANLNNRSMGADSECDLILEAKSEKDRSAVLRIRNTLLGEHCGASAEAVQAALRKTGSLLAVADRLSERGHRLRPIDDGEPNPAEMAAYMESLADPRRPWPQRSLYSWTRNSLRLLAVLPATKFVALAILLLGLTLLWYYSPLADYARPSVVQAALAEVRSSLWAPAFALGAFLLGGLIAFPLTILIAATTATFGPWYGLLYATLGAMLSALMMYGVGAWLGREALVNFLGGRLNEIRKRIVKQGVVAVAAIRLVPVAPFTVVNLVAGASGIGLREYVAGTLLGLGPGLIAMAAFGPQIMRTIVSPSITQVALLVAGLIAWIALSFGIQAAIARYRPEAS; translated from the coding sequence ATGGCGCAGGCCACTCTTCGCCCGAACCGGAATGTCTGGCGAGCTGTGCGCGCGTCGCGGGCCGCCGTTCTGATCGACGGCGCGGCATTCTTCCGGGCGGTACGCGAAAGCATGATGCGCGCCCGGCGTTCCATTACCATTGTGGGCTGGGACATCGATAGCCGTACCCGTCTTGTCGGCGAGGATGGCTGTGCTGATGACGGCCTTCCGGAAACGCTCGCGGAATTTCTGTCGGAACTGGTGACGCGGCGGCAGGATCTCACCGTGCACCTGCTGCTCTGGGATTTTTCGGTGCTCTATGCACTCGAGCGGGAAATCTTTCCGGCGCTGGCGCTGAATTGGAATACGCCGGATCAGGTCCGGTTCTGCCTGGACAATTGCGCGCCGTTTGGCTGCTCCCAGCATCAGAAAATCGTCGTGGTCGATGATGCGGTCGCCTTTTCCGGCGGCCTCGATCTCACCATCCGGCGCTGGGACACGCCGGCGCATGATGTCATCCATCCAAACCGTATCGATCCTGCAGGAGAAGCCTACCGGCCGTTTCATGACGTGCAGGCAGTGGTGGCAGGCGAGGCGGCACAGGCACTGGCGGAACTGGCCCGCCATCGCTGGCACCAGGCCGATGGCGCGAGGCTGCCGCGCGTCGATGCCACCTGGGACTGCTGGCCCTCGAGTGTCAGACCTGACTTCACCGATATCGATATCGGCATCGCGCGTACGCGGCCGGGCTGCGATGGCGAGGCGGCGGTGCGTGAAGTCGAGACCCTGTTCCATGATTGCATTGCAGCGGCCGAGCGCGAACTCTATATCGAAAATCAGTTTCTCACCTCCGAGGACATCGCCCGCCATATCGCTCAGCGAATGAAGGAACGCCCATCCCTGGAGACTGTGATCGTCGCGCCCGATACGCCGGAATCATGGATAGAGGCGCGGACCATGCGCAACGGGCGCATTCGCTTTCGCAACATTCTGCAAGACGCCGGCGTCGCGCATCGCGTGCGGCTGGTCGCACCGGAAGTTTGCAAGGACGATGAGAGCGTCCCTGTCATGGTGCATTCCAAGGTGATGACGGTGGACCAACGGTTGCTTCGCATCGGCTCTGCAAATCTCAATAACCGTTCCATGGGGGCGGATTCGGAATGCGATCTGATCCTCGAAGCGAAATCGGAGAAGGACCGCAGCGCAGTCCTGCGAATTCGCAATACATTGCTGGGCGAGCATTGCGGGGCGTCGGCTGAAGCGGTGCAGGCCGCTCTGCGGAAAACCGGTTCGCTCCTCGCAGTCGCCGACCGGCTGTCTGAGCGCGGCCATCGCCTGCGTCCCATCGATGATGGAGAGCCGAACCCTGCGGAAATGGCGGCCTATATGGAAAGCCTTGCAGATCCTCGGCGGCCTTGGCCGCAGCGTTCGCTCTATTCCTGGACGCGGAACAGTCTGCGCCTTCTGGCCGTGTTGCCGGCGACCAAGTTCGTTGCTTTGGCAATTCTGTTATTGGGGCTTACCTTGCTTTGGTATTATTCGCCGTTGGCCGACTATGCGCGGCCCTCGGTCGTGCAGGCGGCTCTGGCAGAGGTGAGATCGAGCCTGTGGGCGCCGGCCTTCGCGCTGGGAGCGTTTCTGCTTGGCGGCCTGATTGCGTTTCCGCTCACCATCCTGATCGCCGCGACGACCGCCACCTTCGGACCCTGGTACGGACTGCTCTATGCCACGCTTGGCGCGATGCTGAGCGCGCTGATGATGTACGGCGTCGGTGCCTGGCTCGGACGCGAAGCCTTGGTGAATTTTCTCGGCGGGCGGCTGAACGAGATCCGCAAGCGTATCGTGAAGCAGGGCGTCGTCGCTGTCGCCGCTATTCGCCTGGTGCCGGTGGCGCCGTTCACCGTGGTGAATCTCGTGGCGGGAGCGAGCGGCATTGGTCTTCGCGAATATGTCGCCGGCACGTTGCTGGGGCTTGGGCCCGGACTGATCGCAATGGCGGCATTCGGACCGCAGATCATGCGCACCATTGTCTCGCCGAGCATCACACAGGTGGCATTGCTGGTCGCCGGATTGATCGCCTGGATCGCGTTGTCCTTTGGCATTCAGGCGGCCATCGCCAGATATCGGCCGGAAGCCTCGTGA
- a CDS encoding glutathione S-transferase family protein — MALKLILGNKNYSSWSLRPWIAMRHAGLDFEEEVIPLYEPGSREKVLTYSPAGKVPVLIDDGIPIWESLAILEHLAEKYPKAALWPADATARAHGRAIAAEMHAGFGALRRHCPMNMRRRRRKLALTPEVAEDVRRIEVIWTDSRTRFGEAGPFLLGPFSVADAMYAPIVSRFFSYDVGVGAAAEAYMATMMSLPAWKEWEASGEREPWVMPGNERD; from the coding sequence ATGGCGCTGAAGCTCATTCTCGGCAACAAGAATTACTCGTCCTGGTCGCTGCGGCCCTGGATCGCCATGCGTCATGCGGGCCTTGATTTCGAGGAAGAGGTGATCCCGCTTTACGAACCGGGCAGTCGCGAAAAAGTTTTGACCTATTCTCCCGCCGGCAAAGTGCCTGTGCTGATCGATGACGGCATCCCGATCTGGGAAAGCCTTGCCATCCTCGAACATCTTGCCGAGAAATATCCCAAGGCTGCGCTGTGGCCGGCCGATGCGACGGCGCGCGCGCATGGTCGCGCCATCGCGGCGGAGATGCATGCGGGCTTCGGGGCGTTGCGCCGGCATTGCCCGATGAACATGCGGCGCCGGCGGCGCAAGCTCGCGCTGACGCCGGAGGTGGCGGAAGACGTGCGCCGGATCGAAGTGATCTGGACCGACAGCCGCACGCGTTTCGGGGAAGCGGGGCCATTTTTGCTCGGGCCGTTCTCCGTGGCCGATGCCATGTATGCGCCAATCGTCTCCCGCTTTTTCAGCTACGACGTCGGCGTCGGCGCCGCCGCGGAGGCTTACATGGCGACGATGATGTCGTTGCCGGCCTGGAAGGAATGGGAAGCCTCGGGCGAGCGTGAGCCCTGGGTCATGCCCGGCAATGAGCGCGACTGA
- a CDS encoding LPXTG cell wall anchor domain-containing protein, whose protein sequence is MATPETGQESTLSTLVWTGATLIVVAIFAIFYLM, encoded by the coding sequence ATGGCCACTCCCGAAACCGGACAAGAAAGTACGTTGTCGACGCTGGTTTGGACCGGCGCCACGTTGATTGTGGTCGCAATCTTCGCGATCTTTTACCTGATGTAA
- a CDS encoding YdcF family protein, with the protein MLFVTSKLFAFFTQPSNLFFLMMLVGILLMATRFAKIGKALLVAALALIVVFGLGPAGNWLIFPLEQRFPKWDAARGAPDGIVVLGGSISPSNSQARGEPALNESAERLTIIAELARRFPSIPIVFSGGNASLIPGGPSEAQFVRRILESFGIAPERIILEDRSRTTAENAALTRDMVKPRPGSRWLLVTSAHHMPRSVGVFRAADFPVEAFPVDWRTDGAEDLWTPFRSVAGGLARTDAAVHEWIGILVYWLTGRMSEFLPGPHPVACDTSDCRR; encoded by the coding sequence ATGCTGTTTGTCACGTCCAAGCTGTTCGCGTTTTTCACGCAACCGTCCAATCTGTTCTTCCTGATGATGCTGGTCGGCATTCTGCTGATGGCGACCCGCTTCGCCAAAATCGGCAAGGCCCTGCTCGTCGCCGCGCTGGCGTTGATCGTCGTGTTCGGACTGGGGCCGGCCGGCAATTGGCTCATCTTTCCCCTGGAGCAGCGGTTTCCCAAATGGGATGCCGCGCGCGGCGCGCCGGATGGCATTGTCGTTCTCGGCGGCAGCATCAGTCCGTCAAACTCGCAAGCGCGCGGCGAACCCGCGCTCAATGAATCGGCCGAGCGCCTGACCATCATCGCCGAATTGGCGCGGCGCTTTCCGTCGATCCCGATCGTATTCAGCGGCGGCAATGCCAGCCTCATTCCCGGCGGACCGAGCGAGGCGCAGTTCGTGCGCCGGATATTGGAGAGTTTCGGGATCGCGCCGGAGCGCATCATCCTGGAAGATCGCTCGCGTACCACGGCGGAGAATGCGGCGCTCACCCGCGACATGGTGAAGCCCAGGCCCGGCTCGCGCTGGCTGCTGGTGACCTCCGCGCATCACATGCCGCGTTCGGTCGGGGTGTTCCGCGCGGCGGATTTTCCGGTCGAGGCTTTTCCGGTCGACTGGCGCACGGACGGCGCGGAGGATTTGTGGACGCCGTTTCGCAGCGTCGCAGGCGGCCTGGCGCGCACGGACGCCGCCGTGCATGAATGGATCGGCATTCTGGTTTACTGGCTGACCGGCCGCATGTCGGAATTTCTGCCCGGTCCTCATCCGGTCGCCTGCGACACGTCGGATTGTCGGCGCTGA
- a CDS encoding patatin-like phospholipase family protein, producing MQNEGSAPATKAPRSEVLVDLALQGGGAHGAFTWGVLDRLLEEPWLKIDGISGTSAGAMNAAVLTDGYCEGGAEGARRALARYWRSVSEAAQFSPLRRTPLDIMLGRWTLDNSPFFIAMDMMSRVFSPYDFNPGGTNPLRNILDKLIDFDRLKRAPIKLFVSATNVRTGRVRVFRNNEVAPDVLLASACLPTLFQAIEIDGESYWDGGYSGNPTMTPLVRECASKDTIIVPVNPIERRGTPSNARDILNRLNEISFNAVLLKELRMMALLRQAADAGNSEGALWAQMRIHVVRNDIMDKLGYSSKLNAEWDFVSMLHQEGRKAAEAFLQADAKNIGVKSSVDLDILLEQV from the coding sequence ATGCAGAATGAAGGCTCCGCGCCGGCAACCAAGGCGCCTCGCAGCGAGGTTCTGGTCGATCTCGCCCTGCAGGGCGGCGGCGCCCATGGTGCGTTCACATGGGGCGTGCTGGATCGTCTGCTGGAAGAGCCTTGGCTGAAGATCGACGGCATATCCGGCACTTCCGCGGGCGCCATGAACGCCGCGGTGCTGACCGATGGATATTGCGAAGGCGGCGCCGAAGGCGCGCGCCGCGCGCTCGCGCGCTACTGGCGCAGCGTGTCGGAGGCGGCACAGTTCAGTCCCTTGCGCCGTACGCCGCTCGACATCATGCTCGGGCGCTGGACGCTCGACAACTCGCCTTTCTTCATCGCGATGGACATGATGTCGCGCGTGTTCTCGCCCTACGACTTCAATCCGGGCGGCACCAATCCTCTGCGCAATATCCTAGATAAGCTGATCGATTTCGATCGTCTCAAACGCGCGCCGATTAAGCTTTTCGTTAGCGCCACCAATGTCCGCACGGGTCGTGTGCGCGTGTTCCGAAACAATGAGGTCGCGCCCGATGTCCTGCTGGCATCGGCCTGCCTGCCGACGCTGTTCCAGGCGATCGAGATCGACGGCGAGAGCTACTGGGATGGCGGCTATTCCGGCAACCCGACGATGACGCCGCTGGTGCGCGAATGCGCTTCCAAGGACACGATCATCGTGCCGGTCAATCCGATCGAACGGCGGGGCACGCCCAGCAATGCCCGGGACATCCTTAATCGCCTCAACGAGATTTCATTCAACGCCGTGCTACTGAAGGAGCTGCGCATGATGGCTTTGTTGCGCCAGGCGGCCGATGCCGGCAACAGCGAAGGCGCTTTGTGGGCGCAAATGCGCATCCACGTCGTGCGCAACGACATCATGGACAAACTTGGCTATTCGTCGAAGCTGAACGCCGAATGGGACTTTGTCAGCATGCTGCACCAGGAAGGGCGGAAGGCGGCCGAAGCTTTTTTGCAGGCCGATGCAAAGAATATTGGCGTCAAATCATCGGTCGATCTTGATATATTGCTGGAACAGGTCTGA
- a CDS encoding endonuclease/exonuclease/phosphatase family protein: MTEIRRRAVRVMTWNIHGALGRNPRYDLARVIELIARADPDVMALQEIDSRHGQDAFALLPQRLGKHGVGAKSIVTQDGDYGQMLISRWPFTDTEISDISYGEFEPRRAIRTCIMTPFGPLRIVGTHLGLSIRERRSQARALLKLIEGEGPVVLLGDFNDWFWPGSVRSVLRRAMPGRSRHRTFPSWCPLLRLDRIYCRPRRALLRSWTDGQARSLSDHLPVIGDVLMPVHPPENRKPG; this comes from the coding sequence GTGACTGAAATCCGGCGACGTGCTGTCCGCGTGATGACATGGAATATCCATGGCGCGCTCGGGCGCAATCCGCGCTACGATCTGGCGCGCGTCATCGAGTTGATCGCCCGCGCCGATCCCGATGTGATGGCGCTACAGGAGATAGATTCCCGCCACGGCCAAGATGCCTTCGCGCTGTTGCCGCAGCGGCTCGGCAAACACGGCGTCGGGGCGAAATCGATTGTCACGCAGGACGGCGACTACGGGCAGATGTTGATCAGCCGCTGGCCGTTCACCGATACGGAGATTTCCGACATCTCCTATGGAGAGTTCGAGCCGCGCCGCGCCATCCGCACCTGCATCATGACGCCGTTCGGACCCTTGCGGATCGTCGGCACGCATCTGGGCCTGAGCATCCGCGAGCGCCGCAGTCAGGCGCGGGCGCTGCTGAAGCTCATCGAAGGTGAGGGGCCTGTCGTCTTGCTCGGCGATTTCAATGACTGGTTTTGGCCGGGCTCAGTGCGCTCGGTTCTGCGCAGGGCGATGCCCGGCCGCTCGCGCCATCGCACCTTTCCGTCGTGGTGCCCGTTGCTGCGGCTGGACCGCATCTACTGCCGGCCGCGCCGCGCTTTGCTCAGGAGCTGGACGGATGGGCAGGCGCGCAGCCTTTCCGACCATCTGCCGGTGATCGGGGATGTCCTGATGCCCGTTCATCCTCCCGAAAACAGAAAACCCGGCTGA
- the queC gene encoding 7-cyano-7-deazaguanine synthase QueC — translation MTLRDDKALVLFSGGQDSTVCLAWALQRFAQVETIGFDYGQRHRIELDLRPRIRDAVAALDPAWKRRFGEDHLIRLDALGEVSETALTRDIAIEMSESGLPTTFVPGRNLIFFTFAGAVAYRRGAKHLVAGMCETDYSGYPDCRDDTVKAVQLALSLGMDRRFVLHTPLMWIDKAGTFALAREIGGQAFLDVIVEDTHSCYLGDRSRRQDWGYGCGDCPACRLRAEGWWKFVEDRKT, via the coding sequence TTGACACTCCGGGATGACAAGGCGCTGGTGCTGTTCTCGGGCGGGCAGGATTCCACCGTCTGTCTCGCCTGGGCGCTGCAGCGCTTCGCGCAGGTGGAAACCATTGGATTCGACTACGGCCAGCGCCACCGCATTGAACTGGATCTGCGCCCGCGCATCCGGGATGCGGTCGCCGCGCTCGATCCAGCGTGGAAACGCCGGTTCGGCGAGGATCATCTCATTCGCCTCGATGCGCTGGGCGAGGTGTCCGAAACGGCGCTGACCCGGGACATCGCCATCGAGATGTCGGAGAGTGGCCTGCCGACCACCTTCGTTCCCGGCCGCAACCTCATCTTCTTCACGTTTGCCGGCGCCGTGGCCTATCGGCGCGGCGCCAAACATCTGGTTGCGGGCATGTGCGAGACCGATTATTCCGGCTATCCCGACTGCCGGGACGACACGGTCAAGGCCGTCCAGCTTGCGTTGTCGCTCGGCATGGACCGTCGTTTCGTCCTGCACACGCCGCTGATGTGGATCGACAAGGCGGGGACCTTTGCGCTCGCGCGCGAGATCGGCGGTCAGGCGTTTCTCGATGTCATCGTCGAGGACACCCATAGCTGCTATCTGGGCGACCGTTCGCGGCGCCAGGATTGGGGCTATGGCTGCGGCGACTGTCCGGCCTGCCGGCTGCGGGCGGAGGGCTGGTGGAAATTTGTAGAGGATCGCAAGACGTGA